ATAGCAAATTGCCATCCAACTCTTGACCTCGAATTTGATTAACACTTTTTAAGAGACACTAGTGATTTACAGATATAACGTATTCCTACTGAACTCTGGTAAAATATATCCTTATAGGAGCCATAGTCCAAAGGTAGGTGTCATCATATATCCAATCGGAGAGATCACCACCATATTCACCATATACAGGAATCCAGTCGCCAATCCAGCATTCAAGATACTCCTTGCCATCTGACTGGATAAGATTGAACGCAACCTGGGCATCACGTATATCCTGCTTAGTGTCAGAGAACGATATATTTATTCCCGGCACCTTGAGCCTTGTGAAATTAGTGTTTACGCCATTCTGATCCTTGAACTCCTTATCTACCTTAATGAATTCAACATCGCGCGTGCCTGAACCGAAATATTTGGCAAGATCCTTGCCGAACTGTGGTGTAAACGCATATTTCTCGTATGTCTCGCCGGTCAGTACCATCTTGTCGTCAGCCGATGCCACAGGAGCCTTGTCGGGATATATATTTGCCATGCCCCAGTCCTCGTACATCTGAACATCCGCGAAGTCGAAATGATCAAACTGCCATGTCCCGGAGAAATTGTCCGGACCTTTGATCGTTACAGTCATTTCAGGATTAGCACCAACAGCATATCCGTCCTTATCGACAAGACGGAACACTATCTTGTCCCTACCGGGTTCGACCTTGAGCATATTGACCTTAAGAATACCTTCTCTGGCATTGGCCGGATACTTGATCACATGCCCCTCAGGCATTTCAAAATGCTCACCTTCCACCGCGGTGGACTGTTCAGCATCTATCTCCACTTCAAATATCTCTTCGACCTTAGGACGATACATGCTGCCCTTCATGTCATAAAGTTTCAGTTTGAACTCTCCATCCAGGTCAATGGTACCTGCCGTCTCCATAAACGACATCACATACCCATTTTTGCCAAGAAGATTGATCGACGCATAGTTGACAAGCCCGAGGCAATATCCGGAAGGAGCCTCGGCAAGATTGATGAACAGCTCCAACTTATCATCGGGCATACTCTCCTCTATTCGCGACACTATGAACGAACCGGTAGTCTCTCCCGCCTTGATCACAACACCTTCGTCGGATATGGTATAATCAACATCCCTCACGGCACTGCCTCCTAATCTTACAGGGATACGGATATCCTGAACAGGTGGCACCTCAGCTGTAACAAGAATGGTTACATCCCCTTTAGCCATAGTGAAATGCGACTTCTCAATGAATATCTGCGGTAATGTGCTGACACCATTGTCATCATCAGAGCAGGACACCAATGATGGCATCACACACATGACTACCGACAAAAGCATCAGCCTGTATAACATCTGTCTCATAGCGATATCATTATTAATTGTTATTGACTGCCGCCTCATACTCTGCCTTTATGGCTTTTAATTCAGCGGTCTCCTCTGCCGTCATGATTGTAGGGTCAGGGAGTTTATACACCTTGGTCGAGGACGATTCCTTATAAGGAGGCACCTCGTCAACTTTCTCACAAGAGCTCAGAGCAATCCCTGCTGTCACAATCGACAGCAATATACCAGGACGTAATATATATTTCTTCATGACTTTATCTTAATTTTATTATCGGTCAACGATCTCGGTGTAACCTGGATTCTGAATCAGATTATCGGTTATGTCAAATTCCCTTACAGGTATGGGGAATGTGTACATATAACTGCGTGTAACATACTTAAATCCGTCCAGATAGGACACGAATTCAGGAGAACCGTTGCGCTTAAGTTCAAAGAAACGATCACCCTCCAGAAAGAGTTCCTTGCGCCTCTCGCCAAGTATCAGCCCAAGGAGCGGTGTCAAAGCCTTGCCTGTCACATCTGTGGTGATTATCTCACTTCCGGGAACATCAGGGATATCGTTCATCTCTATATCGACATAATCGGATATTCGGTTGGAACGGAGACGGTTGATCGACTTAAGAGCCTCATCCGACCGGTTAAGGTGATAATAGCATTCCGCCTCGATCAACGCGAATTCAGCAGCACGCATCCCACAGAAAATCTTGTTCTTGGCGAGACGTTTTTCATTAAAACAAAGATTGTAACGCACATCCGCTACACTCTCATTGCCACGGTAATAATTAAGCAGCCTGACACTTACCGGACGTGATGCAAGGCTCGTCAATGTCCCCTCTACCTCCTGATCGTTACCTGACGACGCACGATGAGCCTTGATGAGCTGATTTCCGGCAAGAGGACCTATAGTGGTCATCATTTCCACATAATCCTCTCCGCTGAGCAGAGGGTGTCTGCGCAACAGCTCCTGAGCAAGAGAGAGTGCCTTGTCCCACTGCTGTGACCAGAAATAAAGACGGCACAGATAGCCGGTGTTGACATCATCGGTGAAGCGGTACACCTCATCGGTCATGTGGAGCGAGAGTGCCATTTTCAAGTCGTTCTCAATCTGAGCGATAGTAGCTGAAAGAGAACTGCGCGCAGGAGACGCTTCCATATCAAATTCGGTCACTACAGGCACTCCGAGCTGATTGTCAGTATTGCCAGCCTCAGGGACCTCGCAGAAATAACGCATCAACTGGTAATAAGCCACCCCACGCATGGCATAGGCAAGAGCAAGTATCTTGTTAGCCTCCTCAGTGTCACGTTCCTCCATTTCATGAAGCACTATATTGCAATTGCGTATCACTTCATAATGGTCTCTGTAGTACCACTCTGTGCCATTATTGGATATCTTGCTCCCAACATAAGGGAGAAGGTCAAAGGCTCCCGGCCTGCCAGTAGAAGCAGTAAGACCTGTCTCAAAATTGTCACTGAACTCAGCATCAAGCTCAGATACATGAGAAAACCTCGGCACAAGATAGTCACACGTGCCCCGGTCTATGGCATCGAGATGACTGTTGAGCAACGCCGAAAATTCTTCCGGTGTAGTCGGCACAACCTTCCCATAAGGCTTGATGTCGAGATAATCGCTGCACGCCGTCATGGCAAACGTCACCATAGCCACGACTAATATTCTAAATATTTTCATAGGATATTGCGGTTAAAAGTTTACAGAAAGTCCCATCGAATATGTACGGGGCTGCGGATACACAGCTCCGGGAGTCTCAGGATCAATGCCATCATAGTCGGTGATGGTGAACACATTGCTCACGCCTGCCGACAGTACAATGGAATTGATAAACGCTCTCTTGAGCCATGTGTAGTCCATTGAATAGGACAGAAGTATAGATCCGAGTTTGAAATAAGACACATCCTCCATCATTGAAGCACGCGTGATATTGTCACTCGTCACCATATAGTCATCAAGCCCGAGCCTGTCACCGTAAGCATCAATGATACGTGGATAAGCGTTAACGATAGGATTGTCGGGAGTCCAACGGTTCACTCTATCCTTGGTGACATTCAGATAATTGGTGTAAAGGTCATTCTCCTGTGTCGGGACCGATTCTATGGCACTGCCTCGGTCAAGCGATGCGTACGATATGGGGCAATTGACATTATTAAGGATTTTGCCTCCCCATGAGAATGAGCCACCCATGCTAAGGGTCAACCTCTTATAACCTACCGACACTGAATAGCCGCCATTGGTGGGCGCACTGCTTGTGCCCAGATAAAACGCATAATTATTGGATTTCCGGCGGTCCGTATCAGTAGTCATCTCAACGTCGGGACGCACCTCATAGATATAAATGCCATGTTTGGGATCAATGCCCTTGACCCGTCCGCTTATAATAGACCCGAGCGGATATCCCTCATAGTTCTCATTGAACATACTCACAACTGTAGGTGTGTACTTCAGCAGCTTGTTACGGTTCCAGGCAAGATTGGCAGATAGTGTGACTCTCCAGTCACGGTTACTGAATGCTGTGGCACTTACAGTGAGTTCGGCACCCTGATTGAGAAGTTCGGAAGTGTTGAACGTCTGAGATGAGAATCCGGTAGTGTAGACAACAGGTACTGACGACACTGCATCACGAGTACGCCGGTCATACAATTCACCCTGAAGGCGGATTCTGTCATTTAAGAATCCCATATCGACTGACACTTTCATGTCTCTGGTCTTTTCCCAGCGCAGACGCGGATTGGGGGCATTGCGTATGTCACCGATCCGAAGGAAAGTATCACCGGTGTTACGGAAATAATTTGAGTAATCCATCACAAGCTGCGGATATACCGACTTGTTGATATTTCCTGTATATCCAAGCGCTGTGCGTACCGACAATGTACTGAACACAGGCTTGAGAGACTGGAAGAATGATTCCTGGTCAACATTCCATGACAGGCCCACCGATCCGGTAGGATTGAACTGCTCGTCACTGCCGAAATTGTTGGAACCGTCGGTACGGCCTGTGACACTGAGTATATAGCGATTCTTCAACACATAATCGAGAGAAAGATAAAATGACGCGAATGTGGTCTTCTCACGGCTCTGACCCGAAAGTCCGTCAATGATTTTTGCATATGCCAGCAGTGTGGAGTAATCTACATCCGATCCCTCGGGATATACAGGAAATGCCGAATTACCTGTAACCGGATCATAACCGTAACGCTTTTCGAAAATACTTTTGGCATACGCTCCACGTATCTCGGCACCGGCAAGCGCACTCACATAATGGTCATCAGCAAATGTGTTACTGTAATGGAAGTGTCCGCGCAGATTATAGCTTGTGTTATAAGCGGATGTCTGAGTGATTGACCCATATGTACGCTTCGATGTAAAGGATGGATCAAAAGGTCGGTCAAGCCATGCTGCATATGTACCGCTACCATTGATATTATCGGTGTGATTGTCAGTGTAACTATAGGACGCAAGTCCCTCGAATGAAAGATTGTCAAGGATATTATAGCTCAGAGTCGCTATCGCCTGAGCAGAAAGGTTCTTGCTTTGGGATGATGTCTCGTTAAGCTCGCGTATGATATTGAATCCGTTTTCAGGCTCACTCATGGCTGTCGCACCGTTAACCCTCCTGAAAGTGTGGTATGTATTGTCTGCGGCATATGATCCGTCAGCATTGAATGTCCTCTCATATGGATTAGCAAAATAAGCATACTTGAAAGGATCGACATTGAGGGAGGCGCCGTTGCTCTCCTGCATCGAGAGGTCGAGCTGTATGCCTATCTTAAGTCGGCGACTGGGCTTGAGGTCAAGTTTGGAATTGATGTTGTAACGCTCATAATCAGTCTTTTTAACCAATCCGTTATTCTTGGCATAACCGAGCGACACATAATAAGAAGTCTTGTCCGATCCTCCTGACAAAGACAGATAATGGCTGTTGGATACAGAATTCTGAAACAGCTCCTCATACCAGTCGGTCGACTGCTCGCCAAGGCGGCTGATCTCTGCATCCTGCTGCTCCTTAGTCCATCCGGCATACTGTCCGTAGCCCGACCTTATCTGACCTACTGCACCAATCACAGGGTATCGTAGCCCATTAGCCATACGGTCGGCAGAGAACTCGTCCCAAAGCTCCTGTTCCCAGGCAAGTTTCTCAGTTGAGTTCATAAGGTTGGCATCATGAGGAGGCTTGGTAACAATCGAGACATTGGCTGAATAGTTGACATTGAGCTTGCCTTCCTTGCCACGCTTGGTGGTGATGACAATCACACCGCCGGCAGCTCTCGATCCGTAAATAGCGGCAGCCGAAGCATCCTTCAGCACCGTTATCGACTCGATGTCGTTAGGATTTATTCCTGATATGCCGTTGGTGAAGATGTCGTTGAAATCACCGGCTTTAACCTGAGAAGAAGATATAGCGGGGATATCCTTCTGCAAGGGCACACCGTCGACCACCCATAAGGGATCGGCATTTCCGGTGATGGTGTTTGTGCCTCGTATACGCACTTTGGCTGACTCTCCCGGCCTGCCTGAAAGGGCTTTCACATCCATACCTGCCACCTTGCCCTGCATTAGCATGTCAAGATTGGCAGTAGGCGAGCCCTTAAGGTCCTCAGCCGAAAGTGTGGCGACCGATCCTGTGGTGCGACGCTTGGTGGTACGCTGGTAACCTGTCACCACTACCTGATCAAGCTGTGACGAGTCGTCTTCAAGGAGAATGTCTCCCTTAAGCGGCTTGTTGACCTTGACTGAGACCGTTTTCAGTCCCACATATCTGAACTCTACGCGTGCTCCACGGTCAACCCATAGCTTGACGCGACCATCCATGTCGGAAATTACGCCTTGTTTCTTACCGGATATCTGCACTGTTGCTCCGGGAAGCGGCTGATTCTCGGAATCCACCACGGTCACATCAATCTCTACCATCGAATCGGGTGAGGGTTGCTGTGCCGCCAGTGTAATTCCTATCATGCAGAAGCAGATCAATAAGATTGCTCTGACTGGCGAATAATGCTTCATAAGGTTAAAATTATTTATGATTGATAATGTTGATATGACTGACTGTGGGGTCGAGGAGATTGTCTGCAAAATAATAACGTATCATATTCTGGTAATAAGAGCATTGCACCCCATGGTCCTTGCCAGGAAGAACGAACATGTCAAACCTCTTTCCTGCCCTTATAAGCGCATCGGCAAGACGATAAGTACAGGATGGGGGCACATTCTTGTCAACATCTCCTGTGATAAGCAATAGCCTGCCTTTCAGATTGGGAGCAAGCTCCATATTGGTAGGGATGGATGTGCGGAATTTTGTCCTTCCGGTGACACTGTCGGTCACCTCGTCAAGTCCGTGGAACACCTCGCCCCACCATTGTATATAGATATTGTTGTCATGATTGCCCGATGCCGCAACCCCTACCTTATAGAAATCAGGATATGTCATCATGGCTGCCGCCGTCTGGAACGCGCCTCCAGAATGACCGTATATGCCCACACGATTCAGATCGATGAACGAGTGACTCTTTGCAAGCTCCTCAATGGTATGCTTGTCATCCGCAAGCGGATAGTCACGCAGGTTCCCATAACCGTAAGTATAGAAATCCCTTCCACGTAAAGGTGAACTACCACGCGATGAAGCGTTGATGACCACAAACCCCATCTCGGCAAGCGACTGGTTACCATTATCATCGACAGCAAACCCGCGTGTCACCTGGTCGTCCTGTGGACCGGGATACACATTGGTTATTACCGGATATTTCTTCTTCGGGTCAAAATCAGAAGGAAGATACATAATGCCGTAAAGATCAGTCACCCCATCGGCAGCCTTGACACTGAACAGCTCAGGGGCTTTCCATCCTGCGGCACGAAGTCCGCTCACATCCATCGAATCCACCACGAATGTCTTTTCCGGATTGTCTATATCAACCACCTGCATCACTGTGGGGAGATCCATACGTGAATAGCGGTCTATACCCCATTTACCATCCTTGGAAATCTCAAGGCTATGGGTCCCGTCGCCAGGGGTCAGTAACCGCTGTCCCGAGCCATCAAGATTAACCTTATAATAATATGTATAATAAGGATTTATACCTGCCTCATTCCCATATCCGGCAAAGATCATGGACCGATCGGATGTATCA
The sequence above is drawn from the Duncaniella freteri genome and encodes:
- a CDS encoding RagB/SusD family nutrient uptake outer membrane protein; amino-acid sequence: MKIFRILVVAMVTFAMTACSDYLDIKPYGKVVPTTPEEFSALLNSHLDAIDRGTCDYLVPRFSHVSELDAEFSDNFETGLTASTGRPGAFDLLPYVGSKISNNGTEWYYRDHYEVIRNCNIVLHEMEERDTEEANKILALAYAMRGVAYYQLMRYFCEVPEAGNTDNQLGVPVVTEFDMEASPARSSLSATIAQIENDLKMALSLHMTDEVYRFTDDVNTGYLCRLYFWSQQWDKALSLAQELLRRHPLLSGEDYVEMMTTIGPLAGNQLIKAHRASSGNDQEVEGTLTSLASRPVSVRLLNYYRGNESVADVRYNLCFNEKRLAKNKIFCGMRAAEFALIEAECYYHLNRSDEALKSINRLRSNRISDYVDIEMNDIPDVPGSEIITTDVTGKALTPLLGLILGERRKELFLEGDRFFELKRNGSPEFVSYLDGFKYVTRSYMYTFPIPVREFDITDNLIQNPGYTEIVDR
- a CDS encoding SusC/RagA family TonB-linked outer membrane protein → MIGITLAAQQPSPDSMVEIDVTVVDSENQPLPGATVQISGKKQGVISDMDGRVKLWVDRGARVEFRYVGLKTVSVKVNKPLKGDILLEDDSSQLDQVVVTGYQRTTKRRTTGSVATLSAEDLKGSPTANLDMLMQGKVAGMDVKALSGRPGESAKVRIRGTNTITGNADPLWVVDGVPLQKDIPAISSSQVKAGDFNDIFTNGISGINPNDIESITVLKDASAAAIYGSRAAGGVIVITTKRGKEGKLNVNYSANVSIVTKPPHDANLMNSTEKLAWEQELWDEFSADRMANGLRYPVIGAVGQIRSGYGQYAGWTKEQQDAEISRLGEQSTDWYEELFQNSVSNSHYLSLSGGSDKTSYYVSLGYAKNNGLVKKTDYERYNINSKLDLKPSRRLKIGIQLDLSMQESNGASLNVDPFKYAYFANPYERTFNADGSYAADNTYHTFRRVNGATAMSEPENGFNIIRELNETSSQSKNLSAQAIATLSYNILDNLSFEGLASYSYTDNHTDNINGSGTYAAWLDRPFDPSFTSKRTYGSITQTSAYNTSYNLRGHFHYSNTFADDHYVSALAGAEIRGAYAKSIFEKRYGYDPVTGNSAFPVYPEGSDVDYSTLLAYAKIIDGLSGQSREKTTFASFYLSLDYVLKNRYILSVTGRTDGSNNFGSDEQFNPTGSVGLSWNVDQESFFQSLKPVFSTLSVRTALGYTGNINKSVYPQLVMDYSNYFRNTGDTFLRIGDIRNAPNPRLRWEKTRDMKVSVDMGFLNDRIRLQGELYDRRTRDAVSSVPVVYTTGFSSQTFNTSELLNQGAELTVSATAFSNRDWRVTLSANLAWNRNKLLKYTPTVVSMFNENYEGYPLGSIISGRVKGIDPKHGIYIYEVRPDVEMTTDTDRRKSNNYAFYLGTSSAPTNGGYSVSVGYKRLTLSMGGSFSWGGKILNNVNCPISYASLDRGSAIESVPTQENDLYTNYLNVTKDRVNRWTPDNPIVNAYPRIIDAYGDRLGLDDYMVTSDNITRASMMEDVSYFKLGSILLSYSMDYTWLKRAFINSIVLSAGVSNVFTITDYDGIDPETPGAVYPQPRTYSMGLSVNF